In Acidobacteriota bacterium, the DNA window TATGGGTGGCGTACTCGTTGTTCAGCATCACCCTCTCGTACGCGTCCCCCTTGAACCCGCTCATGGGATAGGCGGCGAAGTCGAACCGGACCGGGTCCATCCCGTTGTAGCCGAGGTACTGGTTGATCAACGTCGTATAGTCGAAAGTGATGGACTTCATGCCGAAATAGTAGTTCAGGCGCAGCGCGAGGGTGGCCTCGTCCATGTGGAAATCGTAGGTGGAGGTCGTGAAGAGAATCGGGATATCCGTGTCCGCATACTGTTTCGCCTGCTCCTCCGTCGCCAGGTAGGTCACCGCGCCCTGTGCAACGGCGGCGGCAAAGATCCTGGCGTTCCCGCCCAGCGCCGCCAGGGTGGCCCGGCCACCCATGGAGTAGCCGGTACAATACACCCGCGACGGGTCGAGCGCGGGGTAGGTATCCAGCATATACTGCACCAGTTTTGGCAAGACAGCGCTCAGGAGGTTTGTCACATTCGAATGGAAGGGGGCGACGACGGCGATCCGTTTTTCGCCTGCCAGGTGAACCAGGCCGATTTCATCGAGATACTGCAGGGGATCGTCCCCGCCGCCGTGATTGGCCAGGACGAGCGGAATCGAATGCCCTGGCGCCGTGTTGTTCTTTACCTCCTCGGGGAGCAGTTCGTACCAGGTATCCAGGTATTCGCCGGACGCCGACACCACATCCTTGAAACGGTCCTCCTGATGCTCGATGACATGGACCTTGTCCGCCGTCACCCCATCCGTGATGGCATTGCGCTTGCCCAGGGAGTAGGGCGCCGCGTTGAAGTTATAGTCCGCGTAGGGAGTGGACGCCGTATGGAGATTCGATTTGACCACGGGAACGCGCAGCGCCCTGGTGAAGAGCCGATCGTAGGCGTCCCGGACGATGGACGGGAGGTCCGGATCGTTCGCGGAAGCCACGATCACCCTCTGGAGCGGCTGCGCCTGATTGAAGCAGTACTCGAGCTCCCCCTGCCTGCCCCAGGCGTCCGCGCGGTTGCCCGCCCGGTATTTTCCGATGACGGCTTCGGGCGCGTTGACAAGATACACGGGGACAAAAGAAGCCACCTCGCGGATGCGTTCCATATTCCCGCCTACCAGAAGCAGGCCGGCGACGCGGGTGATATAGTCGAAGGTGCTGGAAATGTAGTTGTTGATGAACGTGGCCCCGCCGTCCAGGCCGATCAGGTAGCGATACGTCACGCCGCCGTACCAGGCGCTGTCGGCGTAATAGCTCAGCTTCCGTTCCACACGCCTGGAGTAACCGACATTGCACATGGCGGACTGCAGCTGGTAATAGGCGGTCTGGTCCGCAATGCCGAACCCCTTTTCCTTGTCGATGGGCGTCACCAGCACCACGCTGCCGAAGGCCTTCCCGATGATGCCGGTCAGGCCGAGCTCCTTCAGGAAGGCGAGCGCCGCATCCTTGCTTTCGAAGGACCGGTCCGTATAGACCAGGATGTTCGTGTTCATCCGTGCGGCCGCACTCAGGTCGGTGAACATCCTGGCCGAGCGGTACACGAAGGTGGTGCCGGCCGGATAGGTCTCGAGGGCGGGATCGGGCACATAGGTGCGGCCGGTCCATTTCGCAAGCAGGGCAGGGCCGTTGAGGCGGGCTTCCTCGAGGGTTTCAAAACTCGCATCGTTGCCGAAATGCTGTTGATAGTTCCTTGCCGTCGCGCTGCCGCAATAAAACAGAAAAAGAATGGAAAACAGGCACGCGATTCCAGGTTTCATTGTGCATTTCCTTTCAATCCGACCCGCCGACCCGAGGTCATCCGCGACATCCCCGACCGCCGATGAAGAAAGGGGACCGCGCCCCTTTGGGTGCGTATAACTGCTTGCGTCCAATAAAGTTGCATACCATCAAGGCGGCCTTTTGAAAACCCAATCTATCACGCAGCCGCCACCTTTCCGAACACATTTTCGCCGCCCCGTTACCGTGGTCCGGGAAGGACGTATTGGCGCTGGAACCATGCGGTCGCAAGGGTTCACGGGCGAAAAACGGCCGGAGGAACCCGCCCATATGTCGCATCCAACCGGCACGGGAACCGGGCCACTCTCGAAACGCTGGAAGAAACCCCCGTGAGCAGACCTGCAGCGGCCCCCTTGTACTTGATCTTCAGCCCGGCCAGCATGCCGCCTTCCATCGCAACCGCAAAGGGAACGTCGTTCCCGTCGATTTTCCCTTCGGTTATCCTGCCTTCGCCCCCCTGACGGCCCGGGGTCGTGCCAGTGAAGCGGTGTGCACCTCACTCATGGAGTTGGTCATTGCGCCCGGACATTCATCTCACAGAATGCTTCGGTACGATATAATCCTGACATGTCCAGTGTTACCGACGCTATTCCATAATGGCGCTCGATCAATACAAAAGGGGACGGCGATATCCTGACCCCCTGGGAGCCGGCCATCGAAGAGTTTCCCGGTCTGATGAACAAACGATTCTCAAGGATAGAATAAGAAGAGGCAGCCAAACAGATACGTCGTTATAGTCACAGTATGTCGATTGTTTGTCGACATACCATGTAGTTATATTCTATATTTGTCCGGGAGCGCGGCATCGTGATCGATGATCTGAGAAGACGAATCGCTGGAGAAGAGTTTGACTACCAGAATCTTCTGGATAGCCTGAAGGAGTACGAACGTCCCCGGGATAAAATCACCAGTCTCCTCCGGAAAAACTCGATTATCCGCGTGAAGAAGGGCATCTATATCTTCGGTCCGATGTATGCCCGACGTCCCTTTTCCCGGGAAATTCTGGCAAACATGATTTATGGCCCGTCTTGCATCTCGCTCGATTATGCCCTCCATTATCACGGCCTGATCCCGGAACGAGTTGAATCCATCACGTCAGTGACCACCGGCAGAAGCCGCCGTTTCGTCACCCCGGTCGGATTGTTTATTTATCACCGGATTGCGCCGCCTGCATTTCCTGTCGGTGTTGACCAGGTTCAGCTCGAAGGCGGCCGGGCGTTCCTGATGGCAGTCCCGGAGAAAGCCCTTGCAGATAAGATCCAGGACGATCGCGGAACCGGCATCCGCAACCAGGATGATATGCGCAAGTACCTGACGCAAAACCTGCGGATCGATGCCGAAAGCCTCGTAAAGCTGAG includes these proteins:
- a CDS encoding prolyl oligopeptidase family serine peptidase; translated protein: MKPGIACLFSILFLFYCGSATARNYQQHFGNDASFETLEEARLNGPALLAKWTGRTYVPDPALETYPAGTTFVYRSARMFTDLSAAARMNTNILVYTDRSFESKDAALAFLKELGLTGIIGKAFGSVVLVTPIDKEKGFGIADQTAYYQLQSAMCNVGYSRRVERKLSYYADSAWYGGVTYRYLIGLDGGATFINNYISSTFDYITRVAGLLLVGGNMERIREVASFVPVYLVNAPEAVIGKYRAGNRADAWGRQGELEYCFNQAQPLQRVIVASANDPDLPSIVRDAYDRLFTRALRVPVVKSNLHTASTPYADYNFNAAPYSLGKRNAITDGVTADKVHVIEHQEDRFKDVVSASGEYLDTWYELLPEEVKNNTAPGHSIPLVLANHGGGDDPLQYLDEIGLVHLAGEKRIAVVAPFHSNVTNLLSAVLPKLVQYMLDTYPALDPSRVYCTGYSMGGRATLAALGGNARIFAAAVAQGAVTYLATEEQAKQYADTDIPILFTTSTYDFHMDEATLALRLNYYFGMKSITFDYTTLINQYLGYNGMDPVRFDFAAYPMSGFKGDAYERVMLNNEYATHTWTIHNGDGVPMVGLNVTEFLPHGLYQEYAGIFWNFAKHYSRNPETGGIVYNAFVD